Proteins encoded together in one Methanosarcinales archaeon window:
- the pdxT gene encoding pyridoxal 5'-phosphate synthase glutaminase subunit PdxT encodes MRIAVIAIQGNVEEHITAAKRAIEDMDIPAEVIPVRHSGTIPSCDAIILPGGESTTLGRLIARERMDIEIKDAATSGKAIMGTCAGLVLLAKDGGEQAKRTGQKLLKVMDIDVNRNAFGSQRNSFEVPLEVAHLDSPYNAVFIRAPAITWVGPEVEVIARFEKWIVAAKQGNILALSFHPELTQDLRIHHYFFGLVK; translated from the coding sequence ATGCGAATCGCTGTTATTGCCATCCAGGGAAATGTTGAAGAACACATAACTGCAGCCAAACGGGCCATTGAGGACATGGATATACCTGCTGAGGTTATTCCGGTCCGCCATAGCGGCACAATCCCATCGTGCGATGCCATTATCCTGCCCGGGGGGGAAAGCACGACCCTGGGGAGGTTGATTGCCAGGGAAAGGATGGATATCGAAATAAAGGATGCAGCCACATCTGGCAAGGCTATAATGGGGACCTGTGCAGGTCTGGTACTGCTGGCAAAAGACGGCGGCGAACAGGCAAAGCGTACAGGCCAGAAACTCCTGAAAGTCATGGACATTGATGTAAACCGCAACGCTTTCGGCAGCCAGCGCAATTCTTTTGAGGTCCCGTTGGAGGTTGCACATCTGGACTCACCTTATAATGCTGTATTTATCCGTGCGCCAGCTATCACCTGGGTGGGGCCTGAGGTGGAAGTTATTGCCAGGTTTGAAAAATGGATCGTGGCAGCAAAGCAGGGAAATATACTGGCCCTTTCATTTCATCCTGAACTTACTCAGGATCTTAGGATTCACCATTATTTTTTTGGACTGGTAAAATAA
- a CDS encoding MFS transporter yields MTKIKTHPEEEPDFLISGIKKNVFVLGLVSLFTDIASEMIYPVIPLFLTLVLGVPMSVVGLIEGLAESAASILKVVSGWFSDKKGMRKPFLVLGYSISAFSKPVLALALGWPHVLIARLMDRTGKGLRTSARDALIADSCDPVNRGRSFGLHRSMDTIGAVVGPMIALVLLYMTSLNYRLVFLVAFIPGLISILLVAFFVEERKCARTDTIYFNISQFGRHYKVFLLITIIFALGNSSNVFLILRAQEMGFSPYLVILSYILFNIVYSLFSFPLGTLSDKKGRRDIMTAGFLVFAGVYFGFALIQESIYVWPLFIIYGLYEALTEGIGKAYVVDLVPSDKRATALGIYYAATGMMMLFASIIAGLLWDILGAPVPFIFGGSMAVLSALLLLVLMPQMHHIME; encoded by the coding sequence ATGACCAAAATCAAAACGCATCCAGAAGAAGAACCAGATTTTCTGATATCAGGTATCAAGAAAAATGTCTTCGTCCTGGGTCTGGTAAGCCTGTTCACTGACATTGCCAGTGAGATGATCTACCCCGTCATTCCATTATTTCTTACCCTGGTATTGGGCGTACCTATGTCTGTGGTAGGCCTGATCGAGGGATTGGCAGAGAGTGCTGCCAGTATTCTGAAGGTAGTGTCGGGCTGGTTTTCTGATAAAAAGGGTATGCGCAAACCTTTCCTGGTTTTGGGGTACAGTATTTCTGCATTCTCAAAACCTGTCCTGGCCCTGGCATTGGGCTGGCCCCATGTGCTCATAGCAAGATTGATGGACAGGACAGGCAAAGGGCTTCGTACCTCGGCTCGTGATGCCCTGATCGCTGATTCATGCGATCCTGTTAACAGGGGCAGGTCATTCGGGCTACACAGGTCAATGGATACCATCGGTGCAGTAGTGGGACCAATGATCGCACTTGTACTGTTGTATATGACTTCTCTCAACTACAGGCTGGTATTTCTGGTGGCGTTCATACCTGGACTGATTAGCATTCTGCTTGTTGCTTTTTTTGTGGAAGAGCGAAAATGCGCCCGAACTGATACGATTTATTTTAACATCTCCCAGTTTGGCAGGCATTACAAAGTGTTCCTGCTGATCACGATTATTTTCGCACTTGGCAACTCCAGTAATGTGTTTTTGATTCTGAGGGCACAGGAAATGGGTTTTTCACCATATCTGGTAATATTGTCCTATATCCTGTTTAATATTGTTTACTCGCTCTTCTCTTTTCCACTGGGTACATTATCTGATAAAAAAGGGCGGCGAGATATAATGACAGCAGGGTTTCTGGTCTTTGCCGGGGTGTATTTTGGATTCGCATTGATACAGGAAAGTATCTATGTATGGCCGCTTTTCATAATCTACGGATTATATGAGGCACTGACTGAAGGCATAGGGAAAGCCTATGTAGTGGACCTGGTCCCTTCAGACAAGCGGGCTACTGCCCTTGGAATATACTATGCCGCTACTGGCATGATGATGCTCTTTGCGAGTATCATTGCCGGGCTGTTATGGGACATTTTAGGCGCCCCCGTACCTTTTATTTTCGGTGGAAGTATGGCTGTTCTATCTGCGCTGCTGCTCTTGGTACTGATGCCGCAAATGCATCATATAATGGAGTAA